The Tropicibacter oceani DNA segment CTCATCCGGCATCGACGGGCTTTGTCCCAACCGGGTTGCCATCGGCGTCCAGCGTGATCGCGGCGACCTTTTCCTCGGCTTCCTTCAGCTTGGCGTCACAGCGTTTGCGCAGCTCGGCGCCGCGTTCATACAGGCGGATCGAATCCTCAAGCGCCACGTCGCCCCGCTCCAGCTGGCCGACGACCTGTTCCAACTCGGCCATGGCCTGCTCAAAACTCATCTCTTCGATCGGTGCGTCGCTCATGCGCCTGCCTCCATCAGTATCTCGACATGCGCCTTGGCGGCCTGCGCCAAGGCTGCCAGATCGTAGCCGCCCTCCAACACAGAGACCACACGCCCCTGCGCTTTTTGTTCAGCAACCGTGCAGATTTCCCGCGTGATCCAGCGGAAGTCCTCAAGCCCCCAGTTCAGCTGCGCCAGCGGGTCGTCCTGGTGCGCATCAAACCCCGCCGAGATCACGATCAGCTCGGGCTCAAAGGCCCGGAGGCGCTGCAGGGCGGGCGTCCAGGCGGCGCGCATCTCGGCCCCGCCGCTTTCCGGCGCCAAAGGCAGGTTCAGCACGTTGTCATGAGCGCCGCGCTCATCGGCGCCGCCGGTGCCGGGCCACAGCGGCATTTGATGGCTGCCGATGAACAGCGCGCGCGCCTCGTTCCACAACAGGTCCTGCGTGCCATTGCCGTGATGCACGTCGAAATCCAGAACAGCAACCCGCGCCAACCCGTGCCGCTCCAACGCATGTTTCGCCGCCAGCGCGGCATTGCCGAACAGGCAAAACCCCATCGGCGTCTCGGTCTCGGCGTGATGCCCGGGGGGACGCGTGGCACAAAAGGCGTTGGCCACCTCGCCGCCCATCACCATGTCGACCGCCTTCAACGCCGCGCCCGCCGCCCGCCGCGCCGCCCGA contains these protein-coding regions:
- a CDS encoding exodeoxyribonuclease VII small subunit; this translates as MSDAPIEEMSFEQAMAELEQVVGQLERGDVALEDSIRLYERGAELRKRCDAKLKEAEEKVAAITLDADGNPVGTKPVDAG
- a CDS encoding histone deacetylase family protein codes for the protein MATALITHADCLEHVTPQGHPEQVARLDHVLHGLQALDLVRVTAPEAADEDLRLCHPQAYVDRIVAAEPASGNAQLDADTWMSPGSVRAARRAAGAALKAVDMVMGGEVANAFCATRPPGHHAETETPMGFCLFGNAALAAKHALERHGLARVAVLDFDVHHGNGTQDLLWNEARALFIGSHQMPLWPGTGGADERGAHDNVLNLPLAPESGGAEMRAAWTPALQRLRAFEPELIVISAGFDAHQDDPLAQLNWGLEDFRWITREICTVAEQKAQGRVVSVLEGGYDLAALAQAAKAHVEILMEAGA